The sequence below is a genomic window from Xyrauchen texanus isolate HMW12.3.18 chromosome 46, RBS_HiC_50CHRs, whole genome shotgun sequence.
GCAAATACTGATCCCCATGTACTTATTACAAAGAGATAATAACTTCATGTGCTTAATCATTTATCATTTGCATGCAGTGGAATGCGTGTCAGTGTCATAACAtgggaataaataaatcatatagcaACTGCATGCAGTTTAATCTAATATTTGTGCTCTCTAAAAGATTATCTTCTTTCAGTTTAACAGTAGTGCAAGTAAATAATAGACGAAGACTCACTTTTCAATCTCGAGTGCTGCTACCTTCCTTTTCTCGTACAGTTTGTCGTTGAGGGCTCTCACAATGTTAGGGGTCAGGGGGGAAAAATCCTTTtctgtgttcatttttttttaaactgacaaAAACCGTATTAAATTAAGTGTAGAACACTGTGAACTTTAAAAACTGACCCTTGAAAATAGCTCAGTGAGTTTTCAGAGTAAACGGATACATTAGATGAGAGTTCAGTTAATGTATCACTAAATTAATGTATCAGTGTTTCATCCAAGAGCTGCTGGTCATCACTTCCTCGCTTGTTTTATAACACACAAAACGACGCCTTAAAATCTGTTTGCATTCTAACCAAAACAAGCATCACTAGCACTTATAAAATAACTGGACCTGCTGCTATCTGCGACATTAAACTAAAAGAGCTGCCGTTACAGAAAATGCAGAATAAAAGCCTTACAACATTTCTTAAACGAACACTTTAATTCAGAGCCTATAATCTGGAAAACGCGATGACATCTAAACGGAGCAACAAATCAGATGAATATTTCCTCGCAAGTAATGATGACAGTGGCAGGTCATCAGCGTTTTCAATACAAGCTTTTGGTCATAACCGCCATAGGTCCCCGCTCACATGACTTCCTAAATACAGTGGCTGGTAAATCGAGCGCCGATCAAAGGATTTATTTTGATGACGTCATGACAGTCacatggtttatatatatatatctgtaaatatatatatatatattttattatgtttttctagttattaatttgtatattatatatgatctttttatataatatatagaaataaattatatatttataatatttctgATACTTtagctttttttcctttttctgtaTTTCTTTAATGCAGTGCACACTGTTCTTTTTTTATGCaatttatgcaaaaaataaaaatatcaatgaAAAACTGGAGCGATTCACACCAGAAAAATTCCCACTTTCATGcttttaataatgatttaatagATTTTGGGCTGTCATTAAGgttatttttattcaatatacatcaacattatttataatgtatctatatatatttgtataattagaaatattaaagATTAGTCACGTGGTACCATGCGAGGTTCAGACacgtgaacggcgagctctgcgcactttgctagtttcaATACTTTTTGTCAGAAATCAGTGAGATTCGAttcaccctgttccataactgtcctatgaagacaatatgtaaaataattcaaaatcctcatgctctggagacattaaaagacacttaagtgctcaagctgatacaCCTGACAGtgaggtgaaagagattcagcgtcaactaTTTAACATGacgatatggggtggacatgttttctttagtgctggctcaagtaagaacaggggagtcattacattgataattaaaaatgtaccattcaaatgtctcaaactgattaaagataaattagtatTTTAGAAGAAATTCatgggcaaaggttgattttggctaatatttacaaacCTAACACTAATGATTGGGGCTTTTTATAGATGCAAGCTGctgacacccctcatgatataatatcgggaggagactttaatcttttgatggactcagtccttgatcatagtgaagcaaaagtgtgcaagccccctagagcaacattgaagCTTCACAAGATGGTCTTACAAATATtttgagacatttgaacccatctggtagggactataatttcttttaatcagtccgtaagatttattctagaatagattttagatttattttagaatagaagtccctcatttaatctgttgtcgattgctcagttggaaacatcttagaTTCAgaccacgccctggtgagttttgAAGTGTTGCCAcatttggagaaaaataaatcatatagttggtgctttaatgtatccaatattttttaaagccgaaatcaatgtttatatggagatcaactggtcctcagtatcctctgtgggcgtggcttgggaggcacttaaagtgGTCCATAGGGGTCGGACATAGAGTATGCCTCATTCTTCAAAAAATCATTGGCTCAtttgtcgcttccacctgagagagcccctccctggttttgtataaaacaggaagttcttgcccctatttcaccattgcaaagcctttctgtcaaactaatcagagaagttaagttacaccccgttatctcgcatttgcactcggtatggacaaaagtgtccagagtgtttaattctgacatttatttaaatgttgctcaagcaaatggctgaaccctaaatgatgtattaataagtcatatataaatataatatgttatagattgtttttgggagtagcacacacaaccctaaagtggcagatactctgggagtggtgattactgctaaTGGAAAAGGtcttgaggcatcagtgtattactccatgataattcagagtctgggaggCTCCCTGCTAATTATCGCAAGAGAATATGGGAGAAAGATTGAAACTTGGTAttggattctaaaaaatgtcaagtctgtatctggagatgcaagggttcaccttatgcaattaattttttttacacagattctattggaccccctattgtaaagacacacccaccCATCAGAAAGTGGAGAagcaacccatgttttttgggggtgtgttaagatccaagaattttggttgaaggttcagagttttatatgtgacgttttgggcactcCAATTGCattctgccccagactctgtattttgggtgatggggcggtcatacaTTTGGGGGATAAACACATGAAAAATTGGTTTCTGATCagtattatgattggcagacaaattattttaaggggatggaaatcggatggagcaccctcatttccagagtggtgtgcggagatgagGAGGGTGGCTGCTTTCGAGGAGATTTCAAGCAGAAGGCTGGGGGTTTGGAATTTGTTTGATAGGATGTGGGGCAATTACTTagtgtttttgggggactctggaggaggggctgtggagagagatgTTTAGTTTTAAACATATATGATTagtatattttcttttttgttttctttttttctgttttttttttttttttttttgtaatatatttgtgaccacaggggtgttaaTTGGGGGTCAGGGTGGAGTTGGTGATTGGGTAGGGGTATTGGGGGGGTtgaatgttaaatgttgattcaatgtatatatgttgtgttttttattagttatatgtctatgaatcaataaaatattaattgagaaaaaaaatattaaagattataCAGCAAGATATGTTTAAAACTACTTCTTAAAcacaaatagaaaaagaaaagaaaaaacagtgCCATGGAGAggtaataatatataaaacaaaagtaaaGGCACAAAAAGTACACAATTcaaataaatacttaataaaagCTCACAAACATTTCAAGTGTTAATAGATTTTATGTTTAGTGTTAATAACATTGTCAATGTACACCTTTGCttcactcaaaaaataaatacataaataaaaataaattaattaatttgtaggTTTACAAGGAAATTGATGTTTTCATTAATACAATGTACATTACACCACAATGTATCTAAATGATTGCAATGCCAAAATAAATGCAACATAGTTCCATGGTAGTCATTGCAGaattcttttatatatttatattttttttatttttatttctctaaatCATATCTTGAAGAATAGAATCTGTGTATAAGTTTTATAGACACCTCCCTTATTTCTGAAATGGTACCTgggtaaaggaatagttcacccaaacgtgaaaattctctcatcgtttactcatcctaatgcatatcttcagaagcaatatgattggtgtgggtgagaaacagatcaatattttagtctttttttttacgataaattctcctcccttcccagcAGTTGGCGATACGCAAGAAacatgtgaatctccaaaaaccaaagaagaagaatgtgaaagtgaatgtgcagatttatagcaaaaaaggacttaaatatcaaactgtttctcacccacacctttcatacggcatctgaagacatggactaaaacactggagttatatggattacattaatgctgactttatgtgatttttggagcttcaaagttttggtacccctTCAAttacattgtatgggcctacaaagctgagatagtcttctaaaaatctttgtttgtgttcagcagatgacagaaagtcatgcacatctgtgatggtatgagggtgattaatgatagaatttccatttttgggtgaactttccctttaatgttAGTAgttgtcttgttttctgtcagCAGGTGTCACTCATTAAATTAATTTAGGATCTCCTCTCTGAAGTATTTAATCCATATTTACTTTTTTGTGAATCCTTTCACTTGTAGATTAGCCTACGTGTAGAAAAAAGAAATCGAAATATTTCCAATTACTGACGTAAAacggtttaaataaataaaagtgtcgGGATTATTCCATCACAAATGGAACGCTTTCAGAATGTAAAGGTCTGAACCCTTCACGCGCAATTTTACTTCGGATAAATTACAGGCAGATGTATGTAATGTAATTTTCCTCTCACAGGTGCTTCTGCGTCTTCTAACTTTTCTGTGTGCTGTTGGCACCGTTACTGGTAAGAGAAAACATGAAGGACAGATGGCGTCGTAGTAAACCAatcatttaaacatattttgtttacACAGGTGAATGTGATATTTCACAGTGTATTGACCCAAGCACCTGCACTGTGTTGCCAAACAGGAGAACATGTAAATGTGCATTTGGTTACTTTGGAGATCTTTGTGACCAGGGTAAAAGAGTTTATCCAACGTCTCCGAATTCGTGTTGTTTTAATCACCAATTTAAAATCACTGAATGTAATGTTCCTTTTTAAAGTCGCAACAGTTAATGTAATGTGTGGGAAAGACTTCATGTCCATCCTAGTGGGCGAAGAGTTCTTCAAGTACCACAAAGTGGACGTGGACTCCGTTCATTTAACAAACACTACCTGTCGTGCACACAAAGAGGAGATCAATGGATCGTCTTTCTTCACAGTGCAAACACCAATGGTTCAGTACACTGACTGTGGAGGTAAACCTCTTGAGGTGAGACTGACAATGCCTTTGCTGGCTTTCTCATTTCATTATTGCTATTCTTGCTTAGTCTAACAAAAACATGAAAGCAATCTAGAAACCTGACTACCCAGGATAATTACCAACCCATGTAGGTTCTAAAGTATGCCTTTTGTATGCAAGTATGGACTGTGTGAAACATGGAACAAAGTAACTCAGGATTGAAACCAAGGGTTTCAAATATGAAAAGACAACGACACTGGGTTACAATCTgttaaccaaaatataacttaaatTGATTTCTAACCCTAACAGAAAAACATAACGCATGTTGCATACTCCCTAACACTGATGTCTGACCCATCTGTCAATGGGAAAATTGTGCGAAGTCCAGCTGTTCAGATAGAGTACAAATGTGTCTATCCGTACATCCGTAGACTCAGCCTGGCATTTCCTATCTTCTCTTACTCCAGGTAATGCGCTAATATTTATTGCTATAAAATAAATGGGTGTATATTCTGTGTAGTTTTTGgcgtttcattttcttttcttttttaagtgaAGTAATGTTCAAGGTGGATGAGGTGGATGTCAGGGTGGAGATGAGTTTGTTCAAAGATCACACATACACCGAGGCTTTCACCAGTGCACCTACAATAAAGCTCGGCGATCAAGTCTATGTCCAGATCCAAGTCACGGAGCCAGAAGACTTCTTCCATCTGAAAGTGAATGAGTGTTGGGCCACTCAAACACCACAGCCTAATGACAAATCAGGCTTTACCCACACACTGCTGGCAAATGGGTGAGATGGTACTGGGAAGTTTTTAACGATTTTAATCTTGTTGTAAATATTTAACTCCGATAACTCTCTTAATCGGCAAGTAAACATTTGCCTTTCATTATATTTCCTGACAATTATTTTCTGTTGCTCTTCTTCTTGCTTTAAGGTGTGCAAGTGACAAAACGACTTCATTCGTAAAACAGTTGGCTCAAGAAAGGGGAAATGGCAAGGGATCGACTGTCCAATATTTTTTTGATATGTTTAGTTTTGAAAGCAAGCCCCACGGTTTCTACCTGCACTGTACTGTACATCTCTGTACTGCAGAGGATGAAAATTCTTGTATTCCTGTAAGCATAAATTGCACAATTTTCTTATTGCAAACGATCAGATGCCTTTCTACTATGCTCATTGTTGGTTTACTTGATAACctctcttttgtttttaaataggaGTGTAAATCTGTATCCAAAAGGGAGGTGGTTGTAGATAAGCAGGCACAAAACCTCCTGTCTTACGGACCAATCAAACGTGAGGTCCCAGACAGGCCCGTGCCAAGTAAGTTTAAACCATTTTGtacaacattttaatacattgaTACCTTTTAATACAATTGAGATACAACAGGTACAGtagccaaaatgtatttggatacaTATAGATatcaaaatgaaaactctcatttactttccctcatgcgatcccagatgtgtatgactgacttcttTTGCTAAACACAattgaagaatatctccactgtgtaggcccatacaatgcaagtgaatggtcttctaaaaaatattttgtttgtgtccagcagaagaaagtcagacataaagtgcctcttaaAAGGCATAAGgtcgagtaaatgatgatagaattttcattttggggtggcATGTATTAAAGAATGGTAGCACAAGAACACTTCTctaaaaaatttgaaatatatttggacactttctggttgtccgTGTtttgaactacacctgtggatattattattgtgtaaacttgaggggaactatagagtggtggtggcggcgtagtggtctaaagcacataactgttaatcagaaggtcgctggttcgatccccacagccaccaccattgtgtccttgagcaaggcacttaaatccaggttgctccggggggattgtccctgcaataaatgcactttaagtcgctttggataaaagcgtctgccaaatgcacaaatataaatgtaactgacttcatacatccactcaAAATGACCTTGTGGACATTTGGTTAAACGTAATTGCAAAATGCTTTAGAAAAGTGAAGTTGgttctgaaaaaaattataatctagcataatttgtttgcgaATGCCACTTGATATGGGATTTTAATCTGTGCAGTAAAATTCTAAAATTTAAAGTGTCAATCATTTTGGGGGCCACTATATTTCAACTGGCAATGAGAACGGGTTGATTACCAAATTACTGTTCAAATTAGGCGTATTGTTATTCCTACAATTAGAGGAATgcagctgtttttcatagtttgaACCGGATTGATTTTCTCATTTTAGATATCCTGGCATTGGTGATTCCATTGGGAGTGATTTGGACTCTGGGCATCTTCCTTCTCATCCTGATCAGCATTGCTAAGGCTGGAATACGACACATGCCAAATAGTTAAATAAACTTGCTGTTCCACAGGGTGTAACCAAGTATGTGCTAACCTTTGTAGTGTTGGAGAAAATAGTGGTCTTTATTTATccagaattttttattattattattcacatcaGCTTGAGCGTGTTGTCCTGAGATGGGCATTGATAAATCAAATTGGCTTctactttatttttgtttccatAAGAATCTTATTTACAGTACTGAATATGAACAACAGGTGGCAGTGGGGATTAAAAATGGAACAAATCACATTTAACGCTTTGAACTGgtttcattattaaaataaagcgaTTTCAATACATtgcacactttttctttttttttttttttgctcgttttttttaattttatttattctgaAGTGATTGGTTATAACTATGTAAAACACTAACAAAGAGGATTGTGTAGACTAGAGAGAGAGAGTCGGGCGCGGCTGCGTGCTGCAGATCGTCATGAGGTTTCATGCTCATATTTGGCGTCCTCTGGAAGCTTGAAGATCATTTCGCCTTAAATCGTCGACGCGCCGCCTGGTCCTCGCCACTTCCAGATGGTATCAACCGGGCGGCAGGTATCAACAAAGACGATACGATCATGCAACTATCAACAAGTAGCCATATTCTTCATTATGTAGTGGGTAGATAGCTACTTGTCAGGCCAACGTTATAGTTTTCCAGGACTGAGTTTACAAGCTTTTGCGCCGTTGGAGACGGGAAGTAAACTTTTGGTTGCAATATTGCGAAACTGTCTTCTAATTAGCGGCTAACAATGTAAATACAAACTGGACGAAACTAGAGACGTGTACATTACGTTGGTGGGTTTTTAGTGCCTTTGTATTCCAATGAGAACAATGGTTGTG
It includes:
- the zpd gene encoding zona pellucida glycoprotein d — translated: MERFQNVLLRLLTFLCAVGTVTGECDISQCIDPSTCTVLPNRRTCKCAFGYFGDLCDQVATVNVMCGKDFMSILVGEEFFKYHKVDVDSVHLTNTTCRAHKEEINGSSFFTVQTPMVQYTDCGGKPLEKNITHVAYSLTLMSDPSVNGKIVRSPAVQIEYKCVYPYIRRLSLAFPIFSYSSEVMFKVDEVDVRVEMSLFKDHTYTEAFTSAPTIKLGDQVYVQIQVTEPEDFFHLKVNECWATQTPQPNDKSGFTHTLLANGCASDKTTSFVKQLAQERGNGKGSTVQYFFDMFSFESKPHGFYLHCTVHLCTAEDENSCIPECKSVSKREVVVDKQAQNLLSYGPIKREVPDRPVPNILALVIPLGVIWTLGIFLLILISIAKAGIRHMPNS